The Macadamia integrifolia cultivar HAES 741 chromosome 3, SCU_Mint_v3, whole genome shotgun sequence genome segment aaaatatggaCATAATaaagatttcaattttttataaaaaaaaaaaggttttcccTTTCCACAATAATTTGATCCATATAAATTATCAAgatattcaaaatttttaaattgataCACTATAAAATGAGAGAGGGGAAGCCAGGAAGGTAACAACCAGAAGGTTCGAACTAGAGATCTAATGAATGTGAGCTTAGCACTTTGGACCGTTTCttgttcatatttatttttttgactttacttaattgcaaggaaaattaGGGGGTAGGGAAATGAATATTTTTAAAACCTATAACTATTATCAAGGTTCAAACATGGAATTGGGGTCTGAATTGGTGATTTCATGCCCAGATTTTATTCAAGGATCAGGCAAGCTGAATCAATTGAAATTAAGATGCACGTGTGCACCCTCACATTGGCCGTGCCCATTGGCATTTACTTGCAACAAGAGGTAGTGTTCTCTTGGATTCAAATCCACTACAATCAGCGGTAAGTGATAGTAAGAATCCCCCAGCCGTTGGATGTTCATTACCGCTCATTGCCTCCCCGCAAAGAATTTTTAAGATGAATAAAGGATTGACCAAAGGAGTTGGAATAGGGGAAATATGCAAccatataaagaaagaaaaatttcaagCCCATGACATAATTCCTACCCTAAGATTGAGCCTGTTCATGCCAATATCAGAACATAAGGGATAAAGTTGATAgatccctcctccctcctcccccttAACTGCACCTTATAACCGAACTCTTCTCTGGTGGAGTTGGCTCAGCAAACTTGTAGGGTAATACCATTTGTCCTGTGACCAAAATTAACATCAGGGCCCTGACATACGCAAAGCAGCAAGAGAAGAGCAGAAAAAAGGTTCTGTCAGGGCTTCAGCTCCACACAGACACCCCAATCTAGGTAAGTaacgtttggttgcaacattTCCGTTCCAAATAAGTATTTGTGAGTCAGAAATACTTTTTTATATCTTTGTTCATTTTGAATATTTctgtataaaaaaatattgtatgATAAAACTAGGAACAAAAACATACTTCTGCGACTAAAACAAATAGAAACATGTATGGAATGCATACAAACAGAAGTATATCTTCTATTctatgatggtggtggtgtgaAGAGTCAAGCTCAAGAGTCTACATTTCCATTTTTATAAACAATATTAAATTTGTTTCTCCAATGGCCAATGATTGTGTGTTTTTTCATCcgattcattaaaaaaaagaaaaaaaaaaagaaagaaaatcagaCGTCACATACATGTTCTATTCCAAATTTATTCTGTAAAAACACTAGAACTATTTCTTTTAACTTAGAAAtacttttttatgtttttgttcattttgaatATTTCTGTATAAAAAAACATTGTGTGATAAAactaggaaaacaaaaaaacatacTTTTGCGACCAAAACAAATAGAAACATGTATGAACTGCATAAAAACAGAAGTATATCTTCTATTctatgatggtggtggtgtggAGAGTCGAGCTAAAGAGTCtacatttctatttttataaaaaattaaatttgtttCTCCAATGGCCAACGATTGTCTGATTTTTCATCCgattcattccaaaaaaaaaaaagatcagacGCCACAATACATGttcattcaaattttattcTGTAAAAACACAGAACTATTCTTTTGAATGTTGCCTGGccacattcctttttttttttttttttgttttcaattttaggATTCAGGTTTCAAAGAGTAGGACCTACTCATCAATAACTTTGTGAACAGAAACCTAACCTTCCCACTTCTGTAAGCTTGTGGTGCTGGTTCACATGATCACATCCAAGTTCCATCCCACATTTATTTGATAGGGTCTGTTTGATCTGTAAGCACTAATCTGTTTGGTCTAAATGCACTATCTGTTTGGTTTGAAACCACTAGAGAGATATAACTTGAAAAGAACACTGATGTCTTCTCATCCACTGCACTACATCTTCCTAACAAATTAGACTTCAAGAGACAGATATAGCGATCTACTCAAATAGTTAAAACAGAATCAgaaccactaaaaaaaaaaaaagggagctCAAGTTTAATCCGATTTTATCCATTAATAGTTTATTGATCTtatctagaagaagaagaagaagaagaagaagaagaagagaacaagcTTGCCACTTCTGCCTGATGAAACCCTCTCCAGAAACAGAGTTTCCATTTGGAAGATCTAAGGTTTTCTTCGACTCCTTTCTGGGATTAGGACTGAAAACTATAAAGTTAaaacatttctttctttctttcttcctttctttgtaGGATAATACTTAGGATACTTCAGGGGAAGCTGAAAATTATTATACAGTAAGAAATATAAACTGGGAGTGAAACCCAGGGGTTTCCCAAACTACTCTTAAACTgaaaaagatgagagagaaatcATGGCAAGTGTAGTAAGATATAGTCTTTATTACTTGAGATTGAAGAACACTCCAATCTGTTAACTCAAGCAAATCAAAATGTGCCCATAAAATTGAAAATCAGAACAGTGTTTCTATGAAGACAACTGGAGATCTAAACGTATAGATCACCagaaacaaatattaaaaattccccccccccccttttttttttcgaagaaagggagaggaaacAGACCTGTTGTTTGTAGAGGGAAGAGTCTCAAGCTCCGAAGCTCCAAACTATcgatcatctttttcttcttcttcatgattGTTGGTTTGGGGTGCTCCTCCTTCGTTGGCTCAGGTATTTTTTGAGTTTTCGTGTGTGCTTGGGTTTGGTCTTCTGGAGTTCTTTCTTATCAATGTTGCCATTGGGATTTTGAAtcctaaaatagaaacaaaggaagaaggTGCACACTAACTGAGCGAAGTTTTGACTACATGACTCTGATAAGCCGTACCTGGGCAATTGCACTGCAGTTGTGTGCAGTTTTAAATTAATGCACAATTGCACATTTTCTGCATGGCTGCAAAGAGGGCCCAGCCTGGGGAGAAATTTCCCCTTTTCCATTCTAGGGTTTTAACTGATCTTACCTCATGGCTCATGACCTACTCTCATTTATTACAGCAAACGGCCATAGAACAAGGGAAAGGGGGAAGGGGTTTAAAAAAGTGCAACTCGGTGTTAACCCGTGTTGGGGATACATGCCTATGTCTGGTTAGAGGGTGATTATAGGGATCAGTCACTGGAGAGGAGTCAAATgtcaaagaaagagagagaagagagtctATAAGAATATGTGTACTACCAGTAGCGTGTACATCATTTTCCCCGAATTACTCATCTACTTTCTCAAGTGAGTTTGGGCTCAGAGGCTTTGCGTGGTGTTTTCTTTGAAGCATGCAATGAATAATATTTACATTTCAGAAAGTTTTTAAAAAATGGGAGTCAGGGTGGGATGACCTTCATggattccaattcaaattggtaaaaaatttgacaaaatcAGTTAAAATGGTTGACACCtttattaagtttgtctcgaattcttgacctgttttgaagattgacccaatccgatatattttggtggcgacccgaatggggaatttttctgagatttgtgatggaagcagaggagtTGGGCTGACAGGCCCAAGCCTagagcccatcattgatctcatatgggggtgcgggggcgtagcccccgcggtatggttcgactgggtcgacccacgatttgaagtatatataatgtactgttgcttgttgagaaagtcattgtattatGGGGTTTTTcgaactagggtttcagggcgagtttttcctcgccgctgctagggtgtaatctctcttctgcatagtgaatcatcttcttcttcgcccgaggatgtagcacaccaccctggtgtgtgaacctcgttaaaccTCTGTGTCGttcggatctattgtctctttattattcgtgtttcttggtgtttgatctaacaaccCTAGAGAAAGAAATTGTAAAAGAAGCATAGATTTTCACACATATATGGTTTTTATAGAGTATTTGATTCAAAAGTCTTATAGATCTAGCACACAAGAGGTAGTCTCAtcaatcaaacattttttagtaAATGAAAGGAGGACAAAATGACCAAAAAGGAAGATCTCTGGACTATTTGCAGTTCTGTACTTTTCAGTGCTATATTTTGCATTGTGGCCAACTCTGATTCAGACTAAAACTTGACATGCGAACAGGTTATGTCCGACTCCAAACTCACCCCTCCCAGGACTCCACATGGACGAGACCAGCACTGGGTAATGACCCCTTTTTATATGGGAATTACCTAACTAGAATCCCACTATGCAGCAGCAGCCACCAATACAGTGATTTCAATTTCATGGTTGCTGTGCATTTTCTCCAAGAAGCTGCAGGCTAGAGGCCATCAGGACTCAGAGCAGATACTTTGTGGCCCTTTTAATAggctttgagaaaaaaaattagtaaagaACACATTTTAAtaacgaaaaaagaaaaatcatacaCATCCCTGGTTATCAGGTTGAAgcataaacaaaaaaatcccaCCTGCAACAGAAACATTGAGAGATTCAAAGTTCCCAACCATTGGAATGCTTACAAGCTCACAGACCTGCTTAGATTGGTCTGATAGACCATGCCCTTCACTCCCCAAGACCAAGCACAAAGGATTATCAGCCAAAGAGTCTGCAAGCTTTTGTGAGAGCAAAGATGAGGACTTAAAATCTGTTGTAATCTCTGGGTGTCCAGCCAACAACTTCATTTTGAATTCAGTTGCCAAAGTTTTGAGATGACCCCAATTTCCGGAAACAATAGGGAGCTGAAAGGAAGCTCCTCGGGTTGCTCGGAGCACTTTGTCATTGAAAGGATCACAGCAGCCAGGCAGCAAAAAGGCACCATCCTGTAAGTGCACAAACCAGTCACTCCATAAGGCACCCGATGTCCTCAAACTGCAAATAGGACACCAAAAGGTGTTTCTTTTTCTGCtggttggggaggggggggggagggttgGGGTAGTATGAGAGACCTCATAAGTAGGGCCTCTCTCTCTGTAGGATTATTCACATTAATTAGCATGTGTAACATGGCTATAGAAACCTCACCCCcaagacacacacacacacacacacacaagtaaCAATAAGGAACTAGAATTGGTACTGTACCCATCTGAAGGCCATTGCAGATCTTAGTAATGTACCTAGGTTACCAGGGTCCTGCAGTGAACTATCAAAGGTTAGTCATTTATATACTAAAAACATTTACTCAAAATCAACTGTTAgctgaagaaggaaaaaaaaaatccaagtgaTTAGGGATTAGTGGCATCTTTCATGGCTGTGAATTCTAAATAATTTGTATTTTAAATATTGAGGAAGCACTTAGGCTTagtttggatgtcaagaaattaacagaaaagaaaaggaaaaactcaaaaaattgtgaatttgaggagagagataaatacattaatcaatcattgcatcatGATGACATTTTTTCATCATATTGCAATGATTTGAGTTAGTAATCAGTTGCACTATTTGATTATGATGGGAGGAGTTTTGGATTAGAATTACTTGTGAGTTGCAACATCATAACTGAATATTTTTCAACCATTtcacaaaagacaaaaaacctGCAAATGTAGAACTAAAAGTGAAAAGCATGGAAGGTACCTGGATTCCATCAAGGACCAGAACTCTATGAAGGGAAGGGAACCACCTCCCACAgttctcttctttttgtttgtcATCCATATCatggaaactaggaggaagtcTCATCAGAGCGGCAGCTTCGATAGAATCGATTGATTGCACCCCAGAAAGttttttcattaccaaaggaCTCACATGCACAATTCGGATGGGGGAGTTGCACAACTCTTTGGGAACTTCAGTTCCATCAAGCAAAAGCAAACAATCCATTGTAGTTGATCCCTGGATTGAATCTTGAAATCTATATATTTCACTGCACATAAAAAGCGCGCAATTCTTTGGAACTTCAGTTTCATTAAGCAAAAGTAAACACTTCCTTGTAGTAACTAGTATATTGACTCCGGAAAACATGCTATTTCTCTGTAGATTTGTACATATCTAATTGCACATAAAATTTTACGCTTCTAAGGAACAGGACAGGACAAAGTTTTGGAGATTCTACAAAAAAGGTAGAAGGATAGCTGAATTGAAGATTAGAAAATCAAACTTATGTTCATCTGTAAACCATCTTAACGAGTTTGACtgcaataaataacaataaagtAATGTTTACATTGTGATGAGTCTGCAGTTGTGATAAGCACGAAAGATGATTACATAAGAGCTTAGAAATGCCATAACCATGTCTAATTTACCATAGCAATGCAGAATGAACAAGGCCTTGAGGACACAAGCATCGGCAAGATAAGATTTGCTCACAGACATGTTATTAGACTTCACTTCTAGAAGGTTGAAAGGTTTTTGTTGCAGAAAGAAGTGGTCCGAAAATCATTACTTTGACTGGCACTCAATTAAATCATTAGCTCACTAAGTCAATACTCTAAAAGAATAATGAAGTATAAACTTGACAGTGAGAAACTAAAATTCCTCAAGGGGTCCAACCAAACTTTGTGATCTCATATCTTCCAACTACATAGGAAGATGATCGTTCATCACATAAATTTGGGAAGATACTTTTTTGGAAGCATTTCAAAAAATTACAAGAGAAAGACATATGAAACTGGCTTGTGTTAACAGCAAAGATACCATGGTTATTCACTTGTGGTGccaattttttatgttttatttttttattatttaagtcaAACTATTTATATCATATATTTCTCATATTCAACAAGTACTtatgtccctttttttttgtggggggggggggggNNNNNNNNNNNNNNNNNNNNNNgggctaacgacgggtatctaggccttcaacCTGACTAGTCCTGCGGGCCCATACTACCCCCCCAATTGCATGGACCggatcataccggggttgaatgagaaccattcaactttcaatgAAAGCAGctaaaagcactaaacaccgcCGAGTGAGtgggccccaaggaggtaagaccgCAAGAGTAGTCGAACTCAGAtccacatgcttcctgaggcgaaggtcccttgccaactcggctaccccttggggttaacAAGTACCTGTGTCCTACTTACACAAATGTTCAGAAGTGTACCTTGCAAAATCTAAAAGAAACTCTAACTATGTTAATTTGTTTTGACTTTCAGAAGTTGTCATGCCAAAACATTTCAAGTAAGCGTGCTTTAGACATATACTAgtcaaaattacaaaaaattgcTGGCCACCTGCAGCAAACTAGAATTCCATACTTTCTCAAAGTGAGGGTGTTACAATAAGAACAATTCATGTTAATGCCATCAGTGGGTAAGtaatatgtaaatatattattcacccaaaaaaaaaatgtaaatatacATATACACTCAAAACTACACCTAAATGGAGTAGCATATCTAATAATTTCAATGGATGCACAATCTTCGTGTTTCTATGAGTGAATAATAGGAGTATCTGCAATCAGATGAAGTTGGTTGTTTGCAGATATCAAATCCAAGGAACTAAATCTACAATTTGTTCTCTGGTATGGTTTATCCCATAAGCAGAATTATTAAACACCGACAGAGTGACTTCCACATACAACTTTGAATCTGGCAAGTCACTGTTATCATACATAGCAGGTCTGAGACAACAGAGTTGCACCCAACTTGGAGGAACTAATTCTGCTAGGTGGTGAGGAATTCAGGGGCCATGAATGCAAATTCCATCACAAAAATTCTGTAAAGAGTATGTTCTCTTGCATTTAAGACTAACACTGATTCTTCCACCAAAAGTCTGACGGAATCAAGAAACGTTGGCATATAAAAGTTAACATTCACTCCCCAACTCCTAGTTTCGACCCTAAAGGGAAACTCCAATTTCATTCTGAGCTATTTCACCTCTCATCTCTTTAAAGGGAAGACAATTCAAccaaaaatgggagaaaaacgACATTGTTAATGGAAATTTCCAAGTGCGACTACAAAGGGAGAAAACAACAGGCCAAGAGTGGGAAATAAGAAGAACCCAATAAAACTTTTCTGCTGTTGAAACAAATACTaattgagaaagagaagaggtcACCTTATTGGGGTGGTTCCAACGACAAGGGCAGAACCATGAAAATGGCGATAAGTTGAGCTTTGGCGAAGCTTGAGGCAGTGTTTGACAAATGGGTTTGATGGGCTTGTAATAGATTTGATGTGAGAAGGAAGAGGGATGCGTGGAAGAATGTCTTGGGTCCTCCTTTGAGTCTGAGCATCATCAGAGTATATCGATGGCCTCGCCTGAGGAAGAGTTGTGCGAGGAAGATAGGGATTTGAGAGCAGGTACAACAAGTGCATGATTACGAGCAATCACAACCCATCAATTCGATTCCTCTGATATTATCGGCAAGAGTGAATTCAGCAACAACGAGCAGAGAGAGTTGCAGAATagaagaaagataaaagaaaacgGGATGACGTTTTCTGTCCGGTAGTGTAGCTCCCACACCCGCGAGAAATGCAATCAGCGAGACAGACACGCAGGAGCTACACTTTCGGACAGAAACTATTTTCCCAAGGAATATTAAACGTCACTGCATGTAGTGACGTTTAATTTTCCACTTAGTTATCAACTTCgtcccgacccctttaatatcCTTATCTGTTAACGGTCATATGGATTTTGAAATTTGGACATCTCCGTCTCTCGGACCATAGCgaagaaaaggggaaaggagGATCGAATCAGCTTCTAGTCTTTCCGAAACCTAACGCAGTAATATTTCAGGACAGTACTTACGCCATTGCCGGATTTCAAGATCTTGAAGTTTTCAGGTTTTCATAATACCGAAGTCTCGTCTTAGCCCCAATGGAAGAGATCCAACCAAGCACAACACATCTCGATTGGGAGAAAGAACCACCAGTGATCAACTTATCGTTTGGCATCAAAGATGAACCTCCAATTGCTGGAATCCAATATAGCAGTGAgcacgatgatgatgatgatgatgatgataatgcaGATCCTGAAGATTCAATGCTCTGTCTTTGGGGTTCAAGGCTTGTCCATGCCGGGTTTTCTAGGGTTAAGTGTACAGGTTAGTATCTAGtttcttatttatgtttttgtaAGTAAAAATGTTTGAATGGGTTTTCTCCATATTGGGTGTCCAGATTTCCTGAGTCTGGTCCAGGATTTATTGATTAAAGATATGAATTAAATTTTACAGTTTCAATTAATGGCACTTTTTGGATAAATTAGCATTTCTGAGGAAGAAATTTGAactctctttctttcatttctctATTTAGAGCTTGTGGATTCTTCTTACTGATCATAACTTGGATTATTGTAGTCAAAAGGTAGCTTCAATTGTAAATATTGGTCTTTGTGTATTTTGTGCTCTTCCGTGAGAATTAAGTATCTTATTGCTTTGGGGAATCAAGTgtttattttactttcttttttatcaGAGGATTTTGTGATGTTTGTGAATGCTGGTGGTGGGACATTAAGGGAAGAAGATGCCAATATGATATTCAAGCCCGACATCTGCTTCCAAGGAGGGAATGTTTTAAGAACAGATGAGAGTATAATAGATGGGGGAGACTATCCATTGATCTATCAGTCCGCACGGTTTGGAAACTTCTTTTACCATTTTGACAATCTTTCACCTGGAGATTATTTTGTTGACCTTCATTTTGCGGAGATCATAAACACAAATGGACCCAAAGGAATGAGGATCTTCAATGTCTATGTGCAGGAAGAGAAGGCAAGATTATTTTCAACCAAAGACAGGTTTACTGAACATGTATTTACTTCCATAATTCATTGATCAGTTTTATGAATTTCCCATGTTGTGGGTGTATGACAGGTTTTATCTGAACTTGATATTTACTCAATTATTGGAGCCAATAAGCCATTGCAACTGATTGATGCCAAGGTCTCTGTGGGTGAGGATGGTGCAATAACAATAAGGTTTGAAGAAGTACAAGGAAGCCCACTGGTCAGTGGGATATGCATTAGGAGAGCACCAAAATTTTCTGGTACTTATTTTTCATTGTTTAAATCCGATGGGACAACATCTCATCCATTTCTCTTTTCAAGAATTGGATGATAATACAGATATCTATTTAGTGGAATATGGGACAAGATATGGCTTAGTCCGGGATAGTAATGGGAACAGTTATTCTATATATTTGGatattgaaaatgaaatttttgagaTNNNNNNNNNNNNNNNNNNNNAAAATGATCGTTCTTTTCTGAGTGAAATAAAAAGTTCTAGTTATTGAAATTATAATTATCTGAATAAAGGTCTAAGAGTGACAGTAACGATCAATATTATATCCAATTTATGATTCAGGCATATTCCAACAGTTTTAAGACTTAATTCAGCTTTGCTGCAAAATGTGTGCAGCTACCCAGGTGAAATCTGATCACCTTATTTGTAAATACTGTGCTGCTGAGATAGAAGTTCCTTCAGATCAGGTCAGTGGACTAGATACACTTGATGCAGATTTGAAGTTTCTGAAATGTCTTTATTTATCCTATCTATTTTTATGGATTGACAATAGTTGTGGTTTTGCAGAAGAAACTTATGCGGATGAAATTTACAGCCAAGTATGAGAAAAAGATAGAAGAATTGACTACCCAGTGCAAGCTGAAGACAGATGAGTGCCACGAGGCTTGGATGTCTCTGACAGCTGAAAATGTGCGGCTAGAGAAGGTTATGATGGAACTTGACAATAAGGTCTTCCAAATTCACTCCCAAGGTCAGTAGTTTCCCTCAAACCAATGTTCATTTTTCAGGTAGAACATAAAGATGGCTTCACAGTGTATCACACCATCTGAAAAGATTTCATTAGCCAAATGGTCGACCTAAATGGTTGCCATAACAATATATTATTTGATTACAACTATGTTTTGGGTTGACCagccaaaaaaatatgaaacctTAAGTGTATAATCTTATCCTGATAAGTTACTATCATTCTAGTTCTTACCATGTTATCTCCTTTTAAGACTCATTGATCAAAAACAAATTTGATGGTCTACCAACTGGCAAGTAAGATTTTTCTATTCTGAAATCTCCTCATTGTGTACTTTCTACAATTCTAGATCAAGCTATGGAAAAGCAAGGGACAGAACTGAGGGATATCTGTAGTAGATATGACCATGATAAGAAGTTCTGGATTGCTGCTGTTAATGATTTAGAAGAAAAATTTAAGGTAAGGCAGTTCTTTGAAGAATGCATGAAGAAGTTTCTCTCTTATGGACATATTTTTAGACTGGTTTGGAACTCAGTTTTGATGACAACATATTAAATTCATTGCAGACTCTGAAACAGGAGCATTCTAAACTCTCTCATGAAGCTCATGAGTGTGCTGATTCAATTCCAGAATTGAATAAAATGGTCTTTGCAGTACAGGCTTTGGGTAAGTGGGATTCTTGTTTTACTGGGAAATTGGTATTGGAACTTCAACATCTCATGAGTCTAAATTGAATTTCTTCACAGTTGCACAGTGTGAGGATCTTAAAGTGAAGTATAGTGAAGAGCagataaagaggaaaaaacTCTTCAATCAAATCCAGGAAGCAAAaggtttgttttttattcaattttgacTATCTTTATGTGATTAATGGGCTTTCCTGCTTCATTTCCTGATTGAGAATCGAGATGACTCTTTACTTTTTTTGTGTCTATTATATTTCAGGGAATATCAGGGTTTTCTGTCGATGCCGTCCACTAAGTAAGGGGGAAGTTTCTGCAGGGTACGCAACAATTGTAGACTTTAATGCAGCCAAGGATGGAGAATTAGGGATTTTGAATGGTGGTACAATGAAAAAGACCTTCAAATTTGACAGAGTTTATACACCAAAGGATGATCAAGGTATTAGCATCTCTTGATTAGTTAGTGGGTCTAAACAGATCGTTGAAGTTCTTGC includes the following:
- the LOC122073091 gene encoding uncharacterized tRNA/rRNA methyltransferase slr1673 isoform X2, whose translation is MHLLYLLSNPYLPRTTLPQARPSIYSDDAQTQRRTQDILPRIPLPSHIKSITSPSNPFVKHCLKLRQSSTYRHFHGSALVVGTTPISEIYRFQDSIQGSTTMDCLLLLDGTEVPKELCNSPIRIVHVSPLVMKKLSGVQSIDSIEAAALMRLPPSFHDMDDKQKEENCGRWFPSLHRVLVLDGIQDPGNLGTLLRSAMAFRWDGAFLLPGCCDPFNDKVLRATRGASFQLPIVSGNWGHLKTLATEFKMKLLAGHPEITTDFKSSSLLSQKLADSLADNPLCLVLGSEGHGLSDQSKQDKWYYPTSLLSQLHQRRVRL
- the LOC122073091 gene encoding uncharacterized tRNA/rRNA methyltransferase slr1673 isoform X3; the protein is MHLLYLLSNPYLPRTTLPQARPSIYSDDAQTQRRTQDILPRIPLPSHIKSITSPSNPFVKHCLKLRQSSTYRHFHGSALVVGTTPISEIYRFQDSIQGSTTMDCLLLLDGTEVPKELCNSPIRIVHVSPLVMKKLSGVQSIDSIEAAALMRLPPSFHDMDDKQKEENCGRWFPSLHRVLVLDGIQDPGNLGTLLRSAMAFRWDGAFLLPGCCDPFNDKVLRATRGASFQLPIVSGNWGHLKTLATEFKMKLLAGHPEITTDFKSSSLLSQKLADSLADNPLCLVLGSEGHGLSDQSKQLLGENAQQP
- the LOC122073091 gene encoding uncharacterized tRNA/rRNA methyltransferase slr1673 isoform X1 codes for the protein MHLLYLLSNPYLPRTTLPQARPSIYSDDAQTQRRTQDILPRIPLPSHIKSITSPSNPFVKHCLKLRQSSTYRHFHGSALVVGTTPISEIYRFQDSIQGSTTMDCLLLLDGTEVPKELCNSPIRIVHVSPLVMKKLSGVQSIDSIEAAALMRLPPSFHDMDDKQKEENCGRWFPSLHRVLVLDGIQDPGNLGTLLRSAMAFRWDGAFLLPGCCDPFNDKVLRATRGASFQLPIVSGNWGHLKTLATEFKMKLLAGHPEITTDFKSSSLLSQKLADSLADNPLCLVLGSEGHGLSDQSKQVCELVSIPMVGNFESLNVSVAGGIFLFMLQPDNQGCV